The region TGTGATTGGGGATTATATTTTTGAATACAAAGATATTGCAATGGGCAACATGAAAAAATATGGTATTCCTGCAAGTATCATTTTGGCTCAAGGAATATTAGAATCAGGAGCAGGAAGAGGAACCTTGGCCATGAATGCCAATAATCATTTTGGGATTAAATGTCATACGGGTTGGGAGGGTGATAGTGTAAAGCATGATGATGATGCCAGTCAAGAATGTTTTAGAAAATACAGTAATCCGGCTGAATCTTTTGATGATCATGCCTTGTTTTTAACTGGAAGAAGCCGCTATGCAAGTTTGTTTTCTTTGCCTAAAGAAGATTATAAGGCATGGGCCATTGGATTAAGAAAAGCGGGTTATGCTACTGATCCAAAATATCCTGAAAAATTAATTTCCTATATTGAAAGATACAATTTAGAGCAATATGATAATCAAGCCTTGGGAAGAAAATATGTCCCTTCAGAAAGACAAACGATTAAAATTGCCAGTGTAGATAATAGAAGTGGTTCTTTTTATGAAGTTCAAAAAGGAGATACTTTGTATTCTATATCGAAAAAGTTTAACCTAATGGTTGATCAGTTAAAACAGAATAATAATCTTAGTGATAATACCCTTTCTATTGGGCAGAAGTTGAGGGTAAATTAAAAACCTGAAGACAATTACATATCGGATATTTTAAATCCAAAATCATAATTTAAAGATGATATATAAAAGAAGCAGTCAGCTTTTTGCTGAAGCAGAAAAAGTAATTCCGGGAGGAGTAAATTCACCGGTGAGAGCATTCAAAGCAGTAGGTGGAACACCCATTTTTGTGAAAAGTGCCAAAGGAGCTTATTTGTATGATGAAGACGGAAATCGTTTAATAGATTACATCAATTCATGGGGGCCAATGATTTTAGGTCATGCCTATGAGCCGGTTGTTGAAGCCGTGATTGAAAAAGCGAAACTGGGAACTTCATTTGGTATGCCAACAGAATTAGAAACTCAAATTGCCGCTTTGGCAGTTTCGATGGTTCCTAATATCGACAAAATAAGATTCGTAAATTCCGGTACCGAGGCTTGTATGAGCGCCGTTCGTCTAGC is a window of Flavobacterium acetivorans DNA encoding:
- a CDS encoding glucosaminidase domain-containing protein; the encoded protein is MFKKILLLLVILTIVSCNTTKPAIVTTKLVPGKVKKTVSHSTKNKVKPTAKGTDSRTPNRGVAEVIESSSRTSVTNDVIGDYIFEYKDIAMGNMKKYGIPASIILAQGILESGAGRGTLAMNANNHFGIKCHTGWEGDSVKHDDDASQECFRKYSNPAESFDDHALFLTGRSRYASLFSLPKEDYKAWAIGLRKAGYATDPKYPEKLISYIERYNLEQYDNQALGRKYVPSERQTIKIASVDNRSGSFYEVQKGDTLYSISKKFNLMVDQLKQNNNLSDNTLSIGQKLRVN